One genomic segment of Tripterygium wilfordii isolate XIE 37 chromosome 9, ASM1340144v1, whole genome shotgun sequence includes these proteins:
- the LOC120005964 gene encoding uncharacterized protein LOC120005964 — MSQMTKVRQALTTNEKGKFIAQPYPNPSKQTNLINSSSGHGEVNGHEQVQYILTLRNGKVVDRPIPFENSDENDRVKKQRAQVEESERQPSEEKVAPSKESEDIPKLPFPQRLRKSTNEALPKKMFELFRQVKINIPLLDAIKKIPSYVKFLKDLCTVKMKLNVKEKVFLTEQASSIIQTNTLPKYKDPGELKPIRITLQLADRSVKVPRGIVEDVSGVLQFCFGNMAMEMNIFNMTKFMGECEDIREVDFIHAYVKDSLESTLAKDPVEGVLALGVKENGPLDVCHVPQHGSSDFEDTSGRNVFKVND, encoded by the exons ATGAGTCAAATGACCAAGGTCAGACAAGCTCTCACCACCAATGAAAAGGGGAAATTTATTGCTCAACCTTACCCCAATCCTTCAAAGCAAACCAACTTGATAAATTCATCTAGTGGGCATGGGGAGGTTAATGGGCATGAGCAAGTGCAATATATCCTTACTTTAAGAAATGGAAAAGTTGTGGATAGACCTATACCCTTTgagaatagtgatgaaaatgat AGAGTTAAGAAGCAACGAGCACAAGTagaagaaagtgagagacaACCAAGCGAGGAAAAGGTAGCGCCTAGCAAGGAGAGTGAGGACATCCCCAAGCTACCATTTCCTCAAAGGCTAAGGAAGAGCACCAATGAGGCATTGCCTAAGAagatgtttgagctatttagacaagttaagatcaatatacctctcCTAGATGCCATTAAGAAAATACCCTCTTATGTcaagtttcttaaggatttgtgtacaGTGAAGATgaaattaaatgttaaggaGAAAGTTTTTCTaacggagcaagcaagctccattattcaaaccaacacccttCCTAAATACAAGGACCCTG gtgaattAAAACCCATTAGGATTACCTTACAATTAGCCGATCGATCTGTTAAGGTTCCTAGgggtattgttgaagatgt AAGTGGGGTGCTACAATTTTGTTTTGGGAATATGGCCATGGAGATGAATATCTTTAATATGACTAAGTTtatgggtgagtgtgaggatataAGGGAAGTAGATTTTATTCATGCCTATGTTAAGGATAGTTTGGAGTCAACCCTTGCAAAGGATCCggttgaaggtgtgctagcattgggtgTGAAA GAGAATGGACCTTTAGATGTttgtcatgttcctcaacatggaagtagtgattttgaggacactagTGGAAGGAATgtgtttaaggtgaatgactaa